The Microplitis mediator isolate UGA2020A chromosome 4, iyMicMedi2.1, whole genome shotgun sequence nucleotide sequence TTCCGATGGCgcccatataaattttttttttcatagatagaattaattaattaatcaattaaaaaatacatttttattgtgaCAGGTacttctattaaataaaagtatttaaaaaaaataataataaataaaatttatttaattaaatttttatttttaaatcaccagagtttcacaatttaattttgaatatactttactttattttggtaaggcttttttttttagctcagtaagtaccaaaaataaaaaacaatctgaTGACAAAccaataatcatttttatcttatttacTACAACAGTATGTCCATTTATTAAAACGTagctattactttttttaaattttcattacctCTAATAACATAGCGACGCGGTCAgcattaattatcaaatttggAAACATTAACATCCAaaacatgagaaaaaaaaaaaacaagtgttaatttttttcatacattttctgtattttttttataaataatgtaattattaaccATCTCCCGACATCGATTAATTGAAACTGTATTggatttgtatttaaaacaaaagttaaatgaaatttgaataataggCGCgatatcgataaaatttaaattgttgaacAATAGATATCCATACCTGGGTACAACTCCAGTAGGAGTTTTCAATCCGTATATAAAACTGCCAATATTAAGACTGCGCGAATACTccatttaattaatcactattgttatgattattaccatgatattatttgaatgaatGTTCAAAGACCAGGAAGATATGACCgagttgtaattattattgacgTACGGATTAATTGAGTGGGGTTTTAAAAGAAAGCTTCcaacaatattaaatattcgCGCATTGTTTAATATACGGATGTGGATGTTACTCGAGcgctttttattatttgttgatTGTGTTTGGCTTTCATCGGTATGATGTGCGGACATCTGAGGAGCACATCTGGCCAATCGTAATCGGTATTTAATGCCGCTACGAGGTAGTAGAACGACGATCTTTAATTAGGTACAACGCACGTGAGtaccattaattaattgagaGTCAAACCCAACGACGCGGTTGCGTCGGCATCCGCGCGTTCACACCCACGGAGTCCAACCCTCATAGAGCAGGGCCAAATTGTCGAAATTTTGCGCCTCGCGGATTACGTACTCCACTTGTTCAGCTGTCGTGTATTTACGTGACGGATTTGGATCGCGGCCCTCCAGTTTCATGCGCACGCGTCGCCAGACATTTAACGCGTACACATTTCTCTCTTGTAcagctgaaaaaaataattattttattaaactcaAGTTCTAAAAGCAATCCAATGAATAAATCAAGTAAATTACCTTTGCCTGTAGTAGGATCCCTGGTCAACGGAACTCCTTTCCGCGGACTGAAACAAATGTTTGTGTCCTGCCGCATCagtttacttttctttttaactccaatattttcatcaataaatttcGGCTTAGCCCCGCTCGTAGATTCGTTTGCAAACTCCAATAGCTCGTCGTAGACGCTCGATACTTTACTTAAAAGAGTTCCCAGTTGACCCTCGGCCTCAATAACTCTCAGAGGCTCAAGATTATCCGCTTCTAAATCTTTCACCATACCCGATATCCCTTCAATGAAAGTTCGGTACTCAGACAGGAATTCACCGAGCCCGGATTTATTCTCCTGCTTCAGCATAGTTTTTAGTAATCCTCTTACGTCAGTCATCAGCCGATGGTGTTCAGACAGGAGTCCTTGAATATCCGCGGTCCTTTCTCGAAGATGAAGATGCGCAATAGCATGGGATTCTTGTTTCTTCTTGAGTACCAGCTGGTTCTCTAAAATAGCGTCCGACGTTATTTTTTCCGCCCGTCTCAGCCAATTGGCGTCGATGTTATTTTCCAGTTGGAGTAATTCGACAAGATTTTCTTCGATCGTTGAAATATTAACGGCTAAATTAGTGCGTAGCACACAACTCTCTTCCCactgttttattaattttataaaatttgcatcGTGCGTAATACTTTCAGAAGTTTTTGTTCTAAGTGCTTCGTAATGTAAAATAGAATTGCAAGTTGTCGTGATAATGAGAGCGAGATTTTGTTGACGAGTTAGTTTTTCATTTGATGACAGCACGGCGTTATCGAAGGCAGCCATAACTTCTGCTAGAGCTGGATTAGCTCCGGCAGCCCACTTGAGACGTTGATCAACGCTGGCTACGAGATTTTGCTGTTGATCCCGGGCTTCGCATACTCGTGACTGCAAACTCGAAAGAGCTGCCGCTGTTTTCCTAAGCTCTAGCATAAACGTCGGACGATTTAAAGGATTAATTGTACTTAGATTTGAACGTGCAAGCAGTAAACTGTCTTCGTGGATCCAATGGTGAGCCGTAAACTGAATTTGCAATCTCTGAAGTGTACCACGTGCTATTTCAACACCTTGCTGTGCTACTCTCGAGCACTGCTTACGTCTCCAAATACTTTCCAAAGTGCTGATCAACGATCCTGCTTGGCCGTAAACTGTTCCAGATATAGCGCCAGTTTTTAAACTCGTGTCCACCATTTTCCGACACAATTCTTCAATAGAAACTTTACTTTCAGCCCCAATATCTCGCTGCTCAATTTCCCCAGTAACATTTAAACCCATGCGCTGCAACAAAAGACAAATAGCGATAGCTAAAGTTTGAGAAATTACTCCTAGAAGCTGACGTGAAACAAAATCGgcagtgaaaattttaactggtTTATTTAATCTGTCATCATCATAAATATTCATCACTCCATCAGCGCCTTTGAAAGCATTCGCTATCTCACgacacattgaaaaaaattcattgatagTATGCAatctttttatcaaaaaaatatcgtcCAAAACCCGACGCGCAGCTTCATGAAATATCGGCACTGCTATTTCTTTAGCTTCTCTTATCTGATCTATTTTTTTCCAGCATGTAGGGATATCAAGACTACCAAGAGTAGCAATCAGCGCGTTTCCTTCAacctgtaatttttcaaacagtCCATTAAATCCCATCAGCAACATCTGTCCCGGTGTTAGAGACTCAGAACTAGAGTCTTGATTAATTTCAACAGATCTAGATAATAAAGCTTCGAATCTTAATCGCATATTTGAAACAATACTTTGTACAACAGTTTGTGGTCCTTCCATATCCATAAGTGTGCAACGTAAATGGATCTCTAATTGTGATAATAATTCAGCCAGTGGTCTCCCACTGGACACTATTATATCTTCTATTTCATTAATCATCACCATAACACTTGGCTCCTcagtaattattgttttcaatGCCTCTGGCAGTATAATCATAtggaaattataattaagttcTTGAAGTCCTTTGTAAATAGCGTCAGCACTCTTAAGGCATTCGAGAGTGCGCGCTATTAAGATTTCATCTTCAGACTGATTAGCTGCTGCTGTCACCGCAGACAATCGTAAATCAATCGGTATGAGACTCGTTAACTCGACAATTAAGGAAGACATTAAACGCATTTCATCCAAAAACCATTCACCTTCTCTTAATGTTAAATCCACCAAGCACTCGCCAGCGCACTTGGCAGCCCCCTCCATCATCAGGTACCTTTTGTTTAAAGCACATAGCGCGGTGATATTTACCAACTCTAAAGCTTTGTCGGCTGACTTGTCTCTcttcaaaaatgaatttatttgcaCAATAGCATCAGCATATATTTGGTCAATTCTTACTTGAGCCTCAGGTAGTCCTTCATTTGCAACCATACGCTCGTAATATTTACTATATCGTTCTTTTACCTCGTTCATAATTACTTGGACTTGATAAGAAAATCCAACAATTTTTTGTACTCGTGAATCATTAACTGCTGCCGGCTGATAAGCCGCTTCAAATTGTGACATTACTTCATTACAAATTTCAGTTGTTCTCGTGGTTAATAATTTTCCGGCAAATGAATGATAAGCGACAGTGCGATGTTGGGCAAGTGTGCTCAGAGGATACAGACTGCAAATAGCAGAGTACTGACTCAGCAAATCAAGACACGAACGGATTAATAATGACTCTTGTGATGCTAATTGTGTCAGCTCATTTTCAGATTGTTCGCACTGTAAAATCATTTGATTTTGTCCGGCGTTTTGAAGGAACTCTTTCACTAGATCAAAAACCATATGATCGTCGCGAGTTATTGAAGGGGTTCCGTACTCCGCGAGCCATCGTGCCAATTGTGGTCCTCTGACAGTTGCCAAAGCGATATTGTGCATGCTTATTTGTTTCTCGCACTCCTCCATCTTGTCTTTCAACCCCAGCTGAGCTTTTTCGTAAGCATCTCTTGCTCTTTTTATGGAATTGTACCTATTAACAACCGAGTACAAAGAATGATTGCGCCCGATAGCCTGGGCTTCTTTCACTAAACCCAACTGTTGATGGCGATCCTGCAGTACATCCTGACACTGACGCAATGACTCATTGGTCTCTAGCCACTCTGCCAGATGACATGAGAGCATTGGAAGCGCCCGGATCATCAGATCGCGGTTGATTTGCCATTCTACCCGCATTTCAGCGATTCTTACAACGAACATGGCACGAGTTAGCTCTTTTTCTAGCTCCTTTCTGCCAATTCCCGCACATCGAGCTCTTGCTTGACAGGTTCCGTAGCTTGCGATGCTGTGCTCAGCGCCGGCACGCCAATCTACCAGTGGGTCGTAGACAAAAGCTTCTAGTAATGTCAGCAGAGTTTCTCGACCGCGGCGCATAACTCTCAAAGTATGTTCACAAGCCAGTCGGAATATTCCTTCAACGCCAGTTACTCCGAGCGCGGTCTTTATATTCGGAGTCATTCTGAAAGGAACTTTTTCAGGAACACGCAAAGTTTTTCCCTTCTCAAAACAAACGTTGTAATCAATATGAACAACTTCGCCGGTGTTTAAATCAACTAGTACATTATCTAAATGACGATCACCTAGACCAATTATGTAACCAATTATCGACATTACTGCAACCGAGTATGAATAACTTTTAGTTGCTTGCCACCAGTTACCAGCATTGATACTATTGCACCATATCTCTTTGGCCAATAAATCTTTAGGTGTTTCTGTCATCAATTCCGACAAAACTTGTTTGAGAACAGGAAGCGGCCactcttttctattttccaatGGAATGCCGTGTTCTTTTAACAGCGGAGccaatttattgtaaaataattcagaTGGTCTCATAACAGCTGTTGAATTACCGGTACCACGATTTCCCGCCATGGTACTTTCTCGTTGTTGCCATCTTTTGTACAGAGCAAAGAGCGGCGTAACACCATCAACCCATTGAATTAATCCTGATCTTGGTCCCAGTGGTATCACTGAATAATGCCGTGCTCTGTAAACTTTTCTCgtgtcattattttttgacatcatTGTGTTACAGATACTGAGAAACTGCATAATACGCTCGTCTAAATGGAGATCCTCTAAGCCCTTAAatagatatgtatatacatgACCGTCCGATCCATgaaacatcaattttttcggTTTTGTTTTTGTTGGAAGAATTTGTACAATATTATCCACAGACCTTATTGtcactattttattattacgatCTGTCGCAAATACACCGGGCATTGCAATACATGTGTCCTTCATATTTGCAAGTATCGGACTTATGTCAGCCATACTCAACGTATGGTTGCCTCTTTTGTTAACTTTTTGGGCCAATTTAGCTTCTAGTTGCTTCAATGGCGTCGATGACAATTGCGGTTTTGCTGGATTCTTAGGGTTTTTCAATCTCCGCACGACTTCTTCAATACACGGCGAGAACTTTTCTTGGAATAATTTCTCGTGCGGTGTCTCTGCAGGAGCTGAGGTGATGGCCAGAAGGTTTTCCAGCACGAATATGATTGGCTTAACAATAATTCTGTGTTTTTCAGCAATAAGCTTTTCTTTTTCATCACTAGACAACCACACATTGTCCAGTACTTTTTGTACTTCCTGCTCCAACTgttcgaattttttataaaactcagTGTGATGTTGACAGAAAGTTGCCAGCCATAATTCGTCCCACAGTAGAGTTATTCTACGCAGTTCTTTTACGAGTATCTTGACATGATTAACAGAGTCGTGATTTTCATTGGAGAGACAATCAGCCAACTGAGCAAAGCATGCGTCcataaaagttttgttttcttCATTATGAGAATCAGCAGTCTCACCGCTGGTAGCTACTGATGACAAAGCGATCGCCGCTTCGCCATCGTCTTCatcaaaatcaaaatcatTCGGTGAATTTTCGTATCTTGTTGGAAGCTCTTCGAAATCTTTCGGATGATCCGTAACTGCTCCTACGACTGTAGGGAATGTGATCAGATGGGGACTATTTTCGGCGACCCGACACAGTAGTTCTGAAACTCTTGTACGGACGTAAGATTCAGGGTGACTTAGTCGTGAAAATAATTgaggaattatttctttccAGGGTCCAGTGGGTGTAGTAGAGAGTCCAGTCTCCAGTACATCTTGAAGCTCCAGAGCGTGTTTTACGATAAGTCTCAGCAGCCGTAGAGTAGCAGTTATTGTAGCACAATCATTTGATTCATTATTCGTCAATTCCAAGAATTTAAAGTAAGCGTTTGCTGCAAGCTCGTAATAAGAATAAATTCGTTTTTGCGCTTGACGCCATATGTCAACGAGCAAACCCAGATGTTGATTAGGAGATTGCACCAGCGCCGGCACTTGACGCAATTGATTTTCAATCATATCGGAAGTTTTAACATCATTCGTCTCAATATCACCTTCGTCTTCAGGAATACTTTTATTCTGACTCAATATTGACAGTATGGCATTTGAATCAGCCTCTGTAATGTCAGCTGGAAGAAGAGCACGAATATTGCTTACATCAACTTCTGTTAACTGTCCAGATTGTGAATTGTCAACAATTTTACGCCCCCATTTGTAACACCACCCGGCAAAACTCGCCCAGACGGCTGGGAAATCCGGACATTGATTAACTCCTAATTGCATCAGCTTTCCAATTACCATATCTGAGTGTGGGATCAGCTCTGTTGTCTGTCCAAATAGTTTGTCCATCAGCCCGTCGTTGTGCAGAGCTTCGAATTGAAGGAGCTGATTCAGCTGAGCATTATTTGTGACATTTATTTCCTGTTGTTGAATCCATTTACCCAAAGTAAGCATCAATTTAGTTCCTGTTTCTCtcaattcatttatttcatcTCCATCATTTATAATTGCTCGTGATATTCCGAGAGCCGTGACACTGCAAACCTTTACCGCATCTTCAATTGAGTCCATAGTATACAGTAATTTTGACATCTCTTTAAATGCAcgcatattatttttagtccAGTTAATATTAATCGGCTGCTCAAGAATATTAGCAGTTATgtcacaaaatttataatcaaagtCTCCAAGAAGCTGTTCGTTAacaaaatacttttcaatttgaCGTTTGGCTAATTTGAAATTACCCTCTTTGCGCGCACTTTTGGCCAAATCCAATCTCAAACTCGCAACTTGATCAGCGGCTGATAAATTATTGTCTGGTACTTTTGCCAAATATTCTGACCACCAGAGGATTTGAGTCATCGTATTGGAGccaagatttttaattttatttacacgcAAAAGATCAAACATGTCGACTTTTTTGTGATCAAGGAGATTCGCAAGACTGGACGCTGAGTACTGCAAAAGAATCGAATCAGTCAGATACTCTGAGGGCATATTTCGTAGACCCTCTTCGATAATTTTAGCAGCAACTTTCTTGCAAAATTCAACATTCTTCTTAAAATCATCACTATCATCACCAGCATGGACTCTCAGAGCGATATTAGTTAACGTGTTTGAACTTTCGGCAATTGTTTTAGAGCAGCTCCAATTGGTAGTTGCTTTTTCATCAAGCAACGTCCAATCAGAAAGTTCTTCAATCGTTGATACTTTGCCCATTTCAAAATCTTTCAAGCACGTGGCCTGCTTTGAATTTGAATGAGTCTGCATTTGTCTTTTCAAAATATCGTTACTCTCTCGCTTAAGAATCTCAGCTTCACGAATTTTCCAGGCCTCAAGCTGCTCCCAATCTCCAACCGCAGAGTAACATCTAGCCAACCGCTGCATCACAAACACCGCGACTTGAGTATCCCCGTCTACTTTAACTGACTCAGTATTTACTTCCAGCTCTAGATCTTCGAATTTAGTTGACGGATgttctttcaatataattttgtaaCTCTCAGCTGCACTTTCGTAGCGTCCGGAAGCTTCTTCCATGGCCGCTTTCAaccacaaaaattttctgtcccGTTCTtttgtgtaaatatataatccttGTAAAGCTTCAGCTTCGCCCAACATTACCAAAGCTTGGGCTGTGCACAAAGTCGCTCTTTCAAACTCTGGTCCCTGTATCATTTCAGTGTCACTCAAGTCTTCCAGCAGACGCTGGCCATTACGCAGCGCATTTGTAGCCAGCCCTGCGTGGAGAGACACAACACACAGAGCCAGTCGTATACGATTCAACCATTCCCGGCAAGTTGATTTATTTGTATGGAAAAATGTTCTCACAGGTTTGGGTAAAGGTGACAAAGAAACAGCACATCCTTCAGCTGCGTTATGAATCATTCTCTCCAAGTGCTCCAAAAACTCAACAAACAATCTTACCCTCGTATGCTCGTGGAGTGAATAATCAAGACCatgtttatcatttttcgatacttCCGGTTTGCAAGAAATATCACGAGCAAGAGTTTTAAGAGCTCCTTCAATTGTAGTGAATGTTTCCTGAGGTTTTCCTAATGCagtacgtaatttatttagcaCGCAATGCTGGGCTGCTTCAATGCCGCtccaaaaaaatagaaatgatTGATTTGTCATACCGAATTCGTACATTTTAGCGGTTGTTTTATTTCGCGATATCACTGGCCAGCACAGAGTAAATATTTCCGACAGACCCAATGCATCAAAGTTGTAATCTTGGAGTAAAAATGCCATATAAGTTTTAAAATGCTGCGATTGCATTTCTCCATAGCCATTATTTTGACTATTACTGGCTGTACTACTGTGAGTTTCATTGTGATGACCTCGCATGTGGAGTCTCTGGGCTATAATCAGAGATTCTGttgaataattatcaatagtCCGTTGTTTTTTTGTCTCTGATTGAAGACACTGACGATTAATTCTCGGTATTACAATATTAATAGGTACGTGCATAAGTAAATTACCATATTTACTTCGTAATGTTTTATCATAAGACGTAAGATGTAGAATTGAAAGATCAACAATTTTGATGTAAATCGACTCCGGCCACACAACTTTCTTGTCACTTATCAGTATTTCAAGATTATCGCAAATTgacattgatattttattatgagtCGTTGCTCCACATGACAATAAACTTGAAACAATCATCTTACATTCGTCTGTTTGATTGAGaatacttaaatatttctCAGCTTGAATAAATATCTCTTGTATCCACGtagaaagtaataaaaatgttttttccggtgtatttatttcaaaacatttgacaattaaatttaaaattgttgacAAGTGACCGCTTGTTGGCGAAGCTGTTGGTACATCAATTGCGCcgggaaatatatcaatagaACGGCAATGGGTCGATCCAGATATAAGACTTGAGCTGGGAACAAAATGATTGTATCGCGAACAATGAGCATACAATAGATACAAAATACTGTACTGAAGGAGcggattattttttgataaatccatatCATAAGGACACATTTTAACAGCCAGCAGTTCTAAAATACTTGGTTTTAATGCCCACATGCCTATTATCGAATTACTGGCATTGGCTAGATCAGAAAGTGCgcgtaatataaaaataattattatttcagcgTCACTTGCTTTGTAATTCATGTCACTGAGAGGATTATTTGTGACAAAgccttttaaatttttaattatcaatttataagCGATCTCTAGATCACCAAGTATGTAACGATATGCTTCTTGTAGCAaaggaatattttttaatcctagAAGACTGTGATAAACAGATAAACTTGCATCCTGCATAGCAATTGAATTTCTCAAacgtaatttaagtaaaacaGAATCGCTGCCAAGAAGCTTGTGGACGATTTCCAGTGGTAGATTTGCTGATACTTCTCTGATAACCTTAGCAATAATGTGCAGTGTAGAAATAATTGTGTCgtctagaaaaatatttattttacttaattgaAGATCTATGAACTCGTAGAGTAAATCGTGATTTTTTGTAATGCGCGTTTGAAGAAATCCTAAAAGATGGTAAGCGCACTCATTGGCGACGATTATCAATTCTTCTTTTTCTCGCGACGCATCTTCGTTTTTATTATTCCCCTTTTTCAGCCccaatgattttattaatttaatcagtaACTGTTCTTTGTCTTTATCTAACGTAGAATTAACAATTGaatcaaatgaattttttcttcttccgtaattcaatgatttaataacttttattaaattttgctGATTATTAACTCCATCTTGATTAACATTTCTAATTAACGtgtcgatatttttttgtgataattttaaatcttttacaTAATCAACGAGATTATCAACATTGTCGCTGGAGTTTTCATCCTGTACATCATTATTGTCATCTCTATTTTCATCAACTTCGATAGCCTTCATTACAGTCCtcaacatttttaataaacactCAGTTAAGAAGCTCCATTGGACAGCAGGATTAATACTTGGGTTAAGATTATCGGAAACACTTTTAACGACTGTATTAAATACTGAAATAAGTGAAGTTATTCTCAAGATACATTCTTTAGGTCCAGGAATAGGTTCATCGCCTGGTGAACTTCTTCCGGAGCCGGGTAATGTCAGCTCTTCGTCGTAGCTCTGCATGTCCTCGAGAAATTGACTGAGTAGTGTCAAAGTAAATTGCATATCAGAAATCCAAAATGTCTCGAGCTTTCTCAAGCTTCGACTTGCATAAgcaattactttttttgactGAGTAAAATCTATGTGCCATCCGACTAATATATCAACGGTATCACGAAAATAATTTGAGAAAACTTCCGGACAGGATTCGATGACAATAAGAATGACATCGACTGTCGCCATGAGTAGGTCTGGCTTTTCAACGTTTTCCAACGTTGCTTGCAGCCGAGATATTATTGTCtgcaattgcaaaaaaaaatatttataaattattgttaaaatattttcatagataaataaaaataattaattaccacAGCAAAGTCATTCAACTTCTCCATGCCGGTATCCATTTTCAAAGTTTCTCCCAATGATTTTAACAGCAAACATTTTATGTCATCCTTACGTTCGCTCGTACACTTTCCGAATATCCACTCCAAGTatctagaaaatttatatttgtaattttatttgattatgaTACGAAGatgggaaaaaattaataaataatttgagagGTAATAAGAACCTTTTAAATTCACGATCAGCAATAAAACCAATGTAAGcaaaacatttaataatttgtctCTGTGATTCGGTATCTGGACTCAATCGTAACGCATCAAGGAGATATTCACATATTGGTTCCAATTTACCCCTTATATATCTATGATTTTCAAGTATCATAAAGTTCTCCAAAACTTGTTTTGCAAGTGGTAAAAAATGGTCGTCACTTTCCCGACACAGCCGTCGTAAAAGTTTAGTAACTCTTGATTCATCtgtaattacatttataaaaaaaatccatttgaataaacaaacgattaaataaataaaatt carries:
- the LOC130666918 gene encoding serine/threonine-protein kinase SMG1 isoform X1: MNSCENSNASTKLQGSKSSELWEESTSNSSSSIKTVGDTDKFDKKNQKSTKGESDTTNVNDSGVPRGTLVICPRNSGGFLGDHCFSRIKQRTGSGSNTRNEFRMARGNNSGERVRPGQRGRPFKKNQNDRDSNTEGGGGGYHSTSRQKFQESLKNHDNSQNKYYDDKRLNDESRVTKLLRRLCRESDDHFLPLAKQVLENFMILENHRYIRGKLEPICEYLLDALRLSPDTESQRQIIKCFAYIGFIADREFKRYLEWIFGKCTSERKDDIKCLLLKSLGETLKMDTGMEKLNDFAVTIISRLQATLENVEKPDLLMATVDVILIVIESCPEVFSNYFRDTVDILVGWHIDFTQSKKVIAYASRSLRKLETFWISDMQFTLTLLSQFLEDMQSYDEELTLPGSGRSSPGDEPIPGPKECILRITSLISVFNTVVKSVSDNLNPSINPAVQWSFLTECLLKMLRTVMKAIEVDENRDDNNDVQDENSSDNVDNLVDYVKDLKLSQKNIDTLIRNVNQDGVNNQQNLIKVIKSLNYGRRKNSFDSIVNSTLDKDKEQLLIKLIKSLGLKKGNNKNEDASREKEELIIVANECAYHLLGFLQTRITKNHDLLYEFIDLQLSKINIFLDDTIISTLHIIAKVIREVSANLPLEIVHKLLGSDSVLLKLRLRNSIAMQDASLSVYHSLLGLKNIPLLQEAYRYILGDLEIAYKLIIKNLKGFVTNNPLSDMNYKASDAEIIIIFILRALSDLANASNSIIGMWALKPSILELLAVKMCPYDMDLSKNNPLLQYSILYLLYAHCSRYNHFVPSSSLISGSTHCRSIDIFPGAIDVPTASPTSGHLSTILNLIVKCFEINTPEKTFLLLSTWIQEIFIQAEKYLSILNQTDECKMIVSSLLSCGATTHNKISMSICDNLEILISDKKVVWPESIYIKIVDLSILHLTSYDKTLRSKYGNLLMHVPINIVIPRINRQCLQSETKKQRTIDNYSTESLIIAQRLHMRGHHNETHSSTASNSQNNGYGEMQSQHFKTYMAFLLQDYNFDALGLSEIFTLCWPVISRNKTTAKMYEFGMTNQSFLFFWSGIEAAQHCVLNKLRTALGKPQETFTTIEGALKTLARDISCKPEVSKNDKHGLDYSLHEHTRVRLFVEFLEHLERMIHNAAEGCAVSLSPLPKPVRTFFHTNKSTCREWLNRIRLALCVVSLHAGLATNALRNGQRLLEDLSDTEMIQGPEFERATLCTAQALVMLGEAEALQGLYIYTKERDRKFLWLKAAMEEASGRYESAAESYKIILKEHPSTKFEDLELEVNTESVKVDGDTQVAVFVMQRLARCYSAVGDWEQLEAWKIREAEILKRESNDILKRQMQTHSNSKQATCLKDFEMGKVSTIEELSDWTLLDEKATTNWSCSKTIAESSNTLTNIALRVHAGDDSDDFKKNVEFCKKVAAKIIEEGLRNMPSEYLTDSILLQYSASSLANLLDHKKVDMFDLLRVNKIKNLGSNTMTQILWWSEYLAKVPDNNLSAADQVASLRLDLAKSARKEGNFKLAKRQIEKYFVNEQLLGDFDYKFCDITANILEQPININWTKNNMRAFKEMSKLLYTMDSIEDAVKVCSVTALGISRAIINDGDEINELRETGTKLMLTLGKWIQQQEINVTNNAQLNQLLQFEALHNDGLMDKLFGQTTELIPHSDMVIGKLMQLGVNQCPDFPAVWASFAGWCYKWGRKIVDNSQSGQLTEVDVSNIRALLPADITEADSNAILSILSQNKSIPEDEGDIETNDVKTSDMIENQLRQVPALVQSPNQHLGLLVDIWRQAQKRIYSYYELAANAYFKFLELTNNESNDCATITATLRLLRLIVKHALELQDVLETGLSTTPTGPWKEIIPQLFSRLSHPESYVRTRVSELLCRVAENSPHLITFPTVVGAVTDHPKDFEELPTRYENSPNDFDFDEDDGEAAIALSSVATSGETADSHNEENKTFMDACFAQLADCLSNENHDSVNHVKILVKELRRITLLWDELWLATFCQHHTEFYKKFEQLEQEVQKVLDNVWLSSDEKEKLIAEKHRIIVKPIIFVLENLLAITSAPAETPHEKLFQEKFSPCIEEVVRRLKNPKNPAKPQLSSTPLKQLEAKLAQKVNKRGNHTLSMADISPILANMKDTCIAMPGVFATDRNNKIVTIRSVDNIVQILPTKTKPKKLMFHGSDGHVYTYLFKGLEDLHLDERIMQFLSICNTMMSKNNDTRKVYRARHYSVIPLGPRSGLIQWVDGVTPLFALYKRWQQRESTMAGNRGTGNSTAVMRPSELFYNKLAPLLKEHGIPLENRKEWPLPVLKQVLSELMTETPKDLLAKEIWCNSINAGNWWQATKSYSYSVAVMSIIGYIIGLGDRHLDNVLVDLNTGEVVHIDYNVCFEKGKTLRVPEKVPFRMTPNIKTALGVTGVEGIFRLACEHTLRVMRRGRETLLTLLEAFVYDPLVDWRAGAEHSIASYGTCQARARCAGIGRKELEKELTRAMFVVRIAEMRVEWQINRDLMIRALPMLSCHLAEWLETNESLRQCQDVLQDRHQQLGLVKEAQAIGRNHSLYSVVNRYNSIKRARDAYEKAQLGLKDKMEECEKQISMHNIALATVRGPQLARWLAEYGTPSITRDDHMVFDLVKEFLQNAGQNQMILQCEQSENELTQLASQESLLIRSCLDLLSQYSAICSLYPLSTLAQHRTVAYHSFAGKLLTTRTTEICNEVMSQFEAAYQPAAVNDSRVQKIVGFSYQVQVIMNEVKERYSKYYERMVANEGLPEAQVRIDQIYADAIVQINSFLKRDKSADKALELVNITALCALNKRYLMMEGAAKCAGECLVDLTLREGEWFLDEMRLMSSLIVELTSLIPIDLRLSAVTAAANQSEDEILIARTLECLKSADAIYKGLQELNYNFHMIILPEALKTIITEEPSVMVMINEIEDIIVSSGRPLAELLSQLEIHLRCTLMDMEGPQTVVQSIVSNMRLRFEALLSRSVEINQDSSSESLTPGQMLLMGFNGLFEKLQVEGNALIATLGSLDIPTCWKKIDQIREAKEIAVPIFHEAARRVLDDIFLIKRLHTINEFFSMCREIANAFKGADGVMNIYDDDRLNKPVKIFTADFVSRQLLGVISQTLAIAICLLLQRMGLNVTGEIEQRDIGAESKVSIEELCRKMVDTSLKTGAISGTVYGQAGSLISTLESIWRRKQCSRVAQQGVEIARGTLQRLQIQFTAHHWIHEDSLLLARSNLSTINPLNRPTFMLELRKTAAALSSLQSRVCEARDQQQNLVASVDQRLKWAAGANPALAEVMAAFDNAVLSSNEKLTRQQNLALIITTTCNSILHYEALRTKTSESITHDANFIKLIKQWEESCVLRTNLAVNISTIEENLVELLQLENNIDANWLRRAEKITSDAILENQLVLKKKQESHAIAHLHLRERTADIQGLLSEHHRLMTDVRGLLKTMLKQENKSGLGEFLSEYRTFIEGISGMVKDLEADNLEPLRVIEAEGQLGTLLSKVSSVYDELLEFANESTSGAKPKFIDENIGVKKKSKLMRQDTNICFSPRKGVPLTRDPTTGKAVQERNVYALNVWRRVRMKLEGRDPNPSRKYTTAEQVEYVIREAQNFDNLALLYEGWTPWV